Proteins encoded in a region of the Quercus lobata isolate SW786 chromosome 8, ValleyOak3.0 Primary Assembly, whole genome shotgun sequence genome:
- the LOC115957259 gene encoding serine/arginine-rich SC35-like splicing factor SCL30 gives MRRYSPPYYSPPRRGYGGRGRSPPRRGYGGGGGGGGGGGYGRRKEQNGSLLVRNIPLDCRPEELRVPFERFGAVRDVYIPKDYYTGEPRGFAFVQFMDAYEASEAQYHMNGKIFAGREISVVVAAETRKRPEEMRQRTRVRGPSGYGGQRSSYYGRSRSRSLSRSRSPPRYPSGSRGRYRSRSYSPAPRRRGDYSVSPSRRHADHPRSPRGPPRERDADHRRSYSPGYANAADQNENGYHEKPTYDAEEPRGHWRSSPVRASRSPSGSRSRSADASPRRSSR, from the exons ATGAGGAGGTACAGTCCACCATACTATAGTCCTCCAAGGAGAGGATATGGCGGCCGAGGGAGAAGCCCTCCTAGAAGGGGAtacggtggtggtggtggtggtggtggcggtggcggtTATGGTAGACGCAAGGAACAGAATGGAAGCCTTTTGGTCCGCAATATTCCACTGGATTGCCG GCCAGAAGAACTTCGAGTTCCATTTGAGAGATTTGGAGCTGTCAGGGACGTGTATATTCCCAAGGACTATTACACAGG GGAACCTCGAGGATTTGCATTTGTGCAGTTTATGGATGCATATGAGGCCTCAGAGGCTCAATATCATATGAATGGAAAAATTTTTGCTGGGAGAGAGATATCTGTGGTTGTTGCTGCAGAGACAAGGAAAAGGCCAGAAGAGATGCGTCAAAGGACTAGAGTGAG AGGACCTTCGGGCTATGGGGGACAACGGTCATCTTATTATG GACGTTCTCGGTCTCGTTCATTATCCCGTTCACGCTCTCCCCCCCGCTATCCTTCTGGTTCTAGAGGCCGATACCGCTCTAG GTCCTACTCTCCTGCTCCTAGACGGAGGGGTGACTACTCAGTTTCCCCAAGTAGAAGGCATGCAGACCATCCGCGGTCACCAAGAGGTCCTCCAAGAGAGCGAGATGCTGATCATCGCAGGTCTTATTCTCCAGGTTATGCCAATGCTGCtgatcaaaatgaaaatggatATCACGA gAAACCAACCTATGATGCTGAGGAACCAAGAGGTCATTGGAGGTCATCGCCTGTTAGAGCTTCAAGATCACCCTCTGGTTCTAGGTCTAGGTCTGCCGATGCGTCACCCAGGCGCAGCAGCAGATAA
- the LOC115958163 gene encoding uncharacterized protein LOC115958163, with translation MIATSMALIQHVCSAPLARAARPRFLAAVISSRNLSIRSSSSSSSPARASQAESHVLLGMSEQELQQVALDFGQQSFRGKQLHHLIYKRKVKEIQDFSQLPQAFRNDLEEAGWKVGRSPIHNTVTAVDGTIKLLIKLEDNRLIETVGIPVEDSKGSVRLTACVSSQVGCPLRCSFCATGKGGFSRNLKRHEIVEQVLAIEELFKHRVTNVVFMGMGEPMLNLKSVLEAHQCLNKDVQIGQRMITISTVGVPNTIRKLASHKLQSTLAVSLHAPNQKLREAIVPSAKSYPLDAIMKDCKDYFLETSRRVSFEYALLAGVNDKTEHAVELAELLHQWGRSYHVNLIPFNPIEGSDYQRPHRKAVMAFAAALESRKITVSTRQTRGLDASAACGQLRNKFQKSPLLLDSEDLQSQPDIAVAC, from the exons ATGATTGCCACTTCAATGGCGCTAATTCAGCACGTGTGCTCCGCCCCTCTCGCACGTGCGGCGCGACCTCGCTTCCTTGCTGCTGTTATATCCTCCCGCAACCTCTCTAtaaggtcttcttcttcttcttcttctcccgCACGTGCCTCCCAAGCTGAATCGCACGTgctcctcggcatgtccgagcaGGAGCTCCAACAGGTCGCCCTCGACTTCGGTCAG CAAAGCTTTAGAGGGAAGCAACTCCATCATCTAATTTACAAGAGAAAGGTcaaagaaattcaagatttcaGTCAAT TGCCTCAAGCATTCAGGAATGATCTTGAAGAAGCTGGATGGAAAGTCGGGCGGTCGCCCATTCATAACACGGTAACTGCAGTTGATGGCACTATTAAG TTATTGATTAAGTTGGAGGATAATAGGTTGATTGAAACTGTGGGCATACCAGTTGAAGATAGCAAAGGTTCAGTGAGACTTACTGCGTGCGTATCATCGCAG GTTGGCTGCCCACTGCGTTGCTCATTTTGTGCCACTGGAAAAGGTGGATTTTCAAGGAACCTTAAGAGGCATGAAATTGTTGAGCAG GTATTAGCTATTGAGGAGCTCTTCAAGCATAGGGTGACAAATGTGGTGTTCATGGGAATGGGTGAGCCGATGTTGAACCTAAAGTCGGTACTTGAAGCACACCAGTGCTTGAATAAG GATGTGCAAATTGGGCAAAGAATGATCACAATATCCACGGTGGGGGTTCCAAACACAATAAGAAAGCTGGCTTCTCACAAACTTCAGTCAACATTGGCCGTCAG CCTACATGCTCCTAACCAAAAACTTAGGGAAGCAATTGTGCCAAGTGCTAAATCCTACCCTCTGGATGCTATCATGAAAGATTGCAAGGATTACTTCCTTGAGACTAGTCGACGGGTTTCCTTTGAGTATGCACTGTTAG CTGGAGTCAATGACAAAACAGAGCATGCAGTAGAACTTGCAGAGCTTCTCCACCAGTGGGGGCGTAGTTATCATGTGAACTTGATACCTTTCAATCCAATAGAAGGCTCTGATTATCAGCGGCCACACAGGAAAGCT GTGATGGCATTTGCAGCTGCTTTAGAATCACGTAAAATAACAGTTAGCACACGGCAAACAAGGGGCCTGGATGCTAGTGCTGCTTGTGGTCAGCTAAGAAACAAATTCCAGAAGAGTCCTTTGCTCTTGGACTCCGAAGACCTGCAATCTCAACCAGATATTGCAGTTGCATGTTGA
- the LOC115955044 gene encoding transcription initiation factor TFIID subunit 11-like codes for MEPRPSVDPFEVAFKDVEELPPDSPTADSLDIESHIQTPANVLTPPAVIASAGTNASTGNNEDEDEDEEDDNVDVNIRNISYKSDPDKAARTQAILSRFTEEQMERYEFFRRSRFKKSDMRKLLLSITGMRAVSEPMIVAVSATAKMFVGDIVETARVVMTDWKDSGPIRPCHIREAYRRLKLEGKVPRRSVPRLF; via the exons ATGGAACCGAGGCCATCTGTGGACCCGTTTGAGGTGGCATTTAAGGATGTAGAAGAATTGCCACCTGATTCCCCTACTGCTGATTCTTTGGACATTGAAAGTCATATCCAGACTCCCGCTAATGTGTTAACACCGCCAGCCGTGATAGCGTCTGCTGGGACTAATGCATCCACTGGCAAcaatgaagatgaggatgaggatgaagaGGATGATAATGTGGATGTCAACATCAGAAATATTTCGTATAAGAGTGACCCTGACAAAGCTGCCAGGACACA GGCTATCCTCTCACGGTTCACAGAGGAACAGATGGAGAGGTATGAGTTCTTTCGGAGGTCTCGATTTAAAAAATCCGACATGAGAAAG TTGTTACTGAGCATCACTGGAATGCGGGCAGTTTCCGAGCCAATGATAGTTGCAGTGTCAGCGACAGCAAAAATGTTTGTTGGTGATATTGTTGAGACTG CTAGAGTGGTTATGACTGACTGGAAGGATTCTGGGCCTATTCGGCCTTGCCACATTAGGGAAGCATATAGAAGACTAAAGCTTGAAGGCAAAGTACCAAGGAGATCAGTGCCAAGGCTCTTCTAG
- the LOC115955898 gene encoding receptor-like cytoplasmic kinase 176, with translation MGSCFSVKIKAKSPLHDGILARCFRVSSTCGQKIGNDLSCSNSKISSVSVPSTPRTEGEILQSSNLKSFTFNNLKTATRNFRPDSVLGEGGFGSVFKGWIDENSFTAAKPGTGIVIAVKRLNQEGLQGHKEWLAEINYLGQLYHPNLVKLIGYCLEDDQRLLVYEFMPRGSLENHLFRRASYIQPLSWNYRMKIALGAAKGLAFLHSDEAKVIYRDFKTSNILLDSKFNAKLSDFGLAKDGPTGEKSHVSTRVMGTYGYAAPEYMATGHLTTKSDVYSFGVVLLEMISGKRVMDNNRPPGEQNLVEWAKRYLTSKRKVLHVFDARIEGQYSFGIALKVANLAIQCLSVEPRFRPNMDKVVRILEQLQDSNDIDGSGNEISPTSNSSNGPKHHSQPCNSSVNEASNEKAASSPGPSAPHLQT, from the exons ATGGGTTCGTGCTTTAGTGTTAAAATCAAAGCTAAGAGTCCTCTTCACGATGGTATCCTAGCTCGCTGTTTCA GGGTGAGTTCAACATGTGGTCAAAAAATTGGGAATGATTTGAGCTGTTCAAACAGCAAAATCTCATCTGTCTCGGTGCCTTCAACTCCTCGGACAGAGGGCGAGATCTTGCAGTCCTCCAATTTGAAAAGTTTCACCTTTAACAATCTCAAAACAGCCACCAGGAATTTCCGTCCTGACAGTGTATTAGGTGAAGGTGGTTTTGGTTCTGTCTTCAAGGGATGGATCGATGAGAATTCATTTACAGCTGCCAAGCCTGGGACTGGCATAGTTATTGCCGTGAAGAGGCTTAACCAAGAAGGTCTCCAGGGTCACAAGGAATGGTTG GCAGAAATCAACTACCTGGGGCAGCTTTATCATCCTAATCTGGTGAAATTGATTGGTTACTGCTTAGAGGATGACCAACGGCTTTTGGTGTATGAATTCATGCCTCGGGGCAGCTTGGAGAATCATCTGTTTAGGA GGGCTTCTTACATTCAACCACTTTCTTGGAACTACCGTATGAAGATTGCACTTGGTGCTGCTAAGGGTCTAGCATTCCTTCACAGTGATGAAGCAAAAGTCATTTATCGTGACTTCAAAACTTCTAATATCCTGTTGGATTCc AAATTTAATGCAAAACTCTCAGATTTTGGGTTGGCCAAGGATGGTCCAACAGGTGAAAAAAGCCATGTCTCTACAAGGGTCATGGGAACCTATGGGTATGCAGCTCCCGAGTATATGGCCACAG GTCATTTAACTACCAAAAGCGACGTTTACAGTTTTGGGGTTGTGCTCCTAGAAATGATATCTGGTAAACGAGTAATGGACAACAACAGGCCACCTGGGGAACAAAATTTAGTTGAGTGGGCCAAGCGTTACCTTACCAGCAAACGAAAAGTTCTCCATGTTTTTGATGCTCGTATTGAAGGCCAGTATTCATTTGGTATAGCACTGAAAGTAGCCAACCTTGCAATTCAATGTTTATCAGTAGAACCCAGGTTCAGGCCAAACATGGATAAGGTCGTAAGAATATTGGAGCAACTTCAGGACTCCAATGACATTGATGGTTCTGGAAATGAAATCAGCCCCACTAGCAATTCAAGCAATGGTCCGAAGCATCACAGCCAACCTTGCAATTCAAGTGTAAATGAAGCTTCTAATGAGAAAGCTGCTTCTTCTCCTGGGCCATCCGCTCCTCACCTTcaaacataa